ACACTCTCACAacccttcatctctctctctctctattatatGTATCTGTCTCTTTCTCTCCACTGCTTGATGTGTTGAAGCCATGAGAAGGATCGTTTTATAGAGAGTTGCAGATGGAAAAGGAGTTGCCATGCTTATCTTGGCTTTTGCAGATGGAGGGAGCTTCAGTGCGCATTAGCCATCAGCACTACTGCTGCCGTCGTGGATCGGAGAGAGCAAGATAATGGCCGCAAGAAGTGAGGATGGAGAAGGACTGGGAAGGGACCTCGTGTCCTTTTGCAGGGGTCAGGTCAACGGAATCGAGCTGCATGCGTGCGTCGTCCCACCTTTGCATATATTGCTGCCGATGAAGAGAGCACTGATGAGAGTATTATAAGCAGGTAAAGCACGTGATTCGGTATGTGTCGAAGAAGCTAAAGCAGTTGACCTTGATAGGCCGCTACATTACCCCCTGATATGAAGGCGGCTTGATGAACCAACCCGTGCATCTCCAATTCCTATTTCTCGATTAAACCCGAGTCAAAACCGATCTGACAAATCCAGCTGAACCGACTCGGTGAACCAACTCGTCTTTCACAAATTTCATCTCCAATCTCGGATTCTTAAATTGACTCGACTCAAATGCAACCAACAAATCAATCTGACCCGACCCACTTGACTTGATGAACCAACTCACTCCCGAAGGTTCAAACAGCGTCCCCTCGTACCGACGACTCTGTTGATATCCACATGGTGAAGGTAACCTCTCGCCGGCGCTTTTCCTCTGCCTCAGCCGCCGCTGTCCCTTCTTCTTCCAAGTCCCCACCTCCCTCCTTCTCTCTCACCCCCCCGCAGGACACCATCTCCCATCTATGCGCCCAAGGCCGCTTCGGCGACGCAATCGCCCTCCTCTCCCGCCAGCGCCGCCTTCTCCCGGCCGCCCACCGCCCTCTCGACCTACCCTCCTCTGCCTGTCGCGTTGCAGCCGCCGCCGCAGCATCGGGCCGCCCCCTCGGTCTCCTCCTTTCCAACCGCCTGCTCGATCTGCTAGCCAAGTGTGGCGTCATGCCCGAAGCCCGCCGCTGGTTCGAGTCCATGCCCTACCGGGACCTCTGCTCCTGGAACACCCTCATCGGCGGCTATTCCTCCTGCGGAGACCTCGACGAGGTCCGGAGACTCTTCGATCGCATGCCCAGCAGGGACCACTTCTCGTGGAGCACCATTATCTCCGGCCACTCCCGGCATGGCCACCCCAGAGAGGCGCTCGGCCTCTACCGGAGAATGCAGAGCGAAGGGAGCGGGAAAGACTCGAACTTTGGTAACAAGTTCACGGCTTCCAGCGCCCTTGCTGCCGCAACAGCCATCCCGTGCCTCCGACATGGGAAGGAGATCCACTGCCACATAATTCGAATGGGGTTCGACTCGGATGCCGTCGTTTGGAGTGCGCTATCGGATATGTACGCCAAATGCGGAAGCATCGACAACGCACGCCATGTGTTCGACAGAACACTCGACAGGGATGTCGTTTCCTGGACCGCGATGATTGGGCGGTACTTCGACGGTGGGCGGAGAGAAGAAGGGTTTGAGCTGTTCTCGGATATGTTGAGGGCAGGCGTCCGGCCGAACGAGTTCACCTTCGCAGGGGTTTTGGATGCATTGTCGGAGCTGGCCATGGAAGGCCCAGGGAGGCAGCTGCACGGGCACATGATGAGGGCGGGCTACGATCCACTCTCGTTCTCAGCCAGTGCTTTGGTGCACATGTACTCAAAGTGCGGGAACATCGACAAGGCCAGGGCGGTCTTCGAGGGGATGCCGAAGACGGACTTGGTCTCATGGACTTCCATGGTGTCGGGATACGCTCAGAACGGGCATCCTGAGGAGGCAATCCGATACTTCGAGCTGATGCTGCAGTCGGGGACGAGACCAGATCACATAGCATTTGTGGGAGTCCTTTCTGCGTGCACACATGCCGGATTAGTCGACAAAGGACTAGAAATCTTTCACTCTATAAAAGATGAGCATGGGATGGAGCACACCGCAGACCACTACGCTTGCGTGGTCGACCTGCTCAGCCGGGCTGGCCGCTTTGAGGAAGCTGAGGAGATCATGGACAAGATGCCGATGAAGCCAGACAAGTTCCTGTGGGCTTCCCTGCTCGGTGGATGCAGGATTCACAAGAACGTGAGGCTAGGAAAACAGGCGGCAGAAGCACTGTTCGAGATAGAGCCGGACAACGCGGCAACCTACGTGACGCTGGCCAACATCTACGCCTCTGCCGGCCTGTGGGACGAGgtggagaaggtgaggaagacgaTGGACCGGCGGCGGGTTGTGAAGAAGCCTGGGTCGAGTTGGATCGAGGTGAAGAGACGAGTGCACGTGTTCCTGGTGGGAGACAAGTCGCACCCGAGGACGGAGGACATACATGCGCAGCTGGAGAAGCTGTacaagaggatgaaggaagaAGGATACGTACCGGACACCGAGTTCGTGCTGCATGATGTGGAAGACGAGCAGAAGGAAGAGAGCTTGGCGTACCACAGCGAGAGGTTGGCAGTTGCATTTGGGATCATTGCTACTCCGCAGGGCACTCCCGTCAAGGTCTTCAAGAACCTGCGGATTTGTGGAGACTGCCACACTGCGTTCAAGTTCTTCTCCAGGATTACACAGAGGGTGATCATTGTCAGGGACTCGAGCAGATTCCACCACTTCAAGGAGGGGAGCTGCTCCTGTGGGAACTACTGGTAATTTGAGTTGCATATTTATTCTAAGAAACTAAGAGCTATCTGCTACAGCTTCAGAAGTTGGTGTGGCCATGTATAGTAGAGTGAAACCCAGACCAGATGATGCATAGTAGATTATATACAATAATAACAAGGCAGGTATTTGGGAAAGGGCCAGGATATCTACAGGGCAATGGGAAGGAATAGTCAACACCCTAGTGATTATGTAATCCTCGTAGATTTTTTGCTGATGAATTTGGAGAGTTTTCTCCTTCCACATTATGTTGCAaaaggactctctctctctctctctctctctctctctatttgctGATGATATTGGATGGCTATACTCCTTATATTTATCCCAATTTGCAAAATATGTTTGCAGCTGTGGCACTGGACAATGCCGAATCCATCCACAAAATAGATGATCGGATCTAATATCTGATCCTTTTCGGATCACAGATTTAATCAAAACGTAAGAACTATAGAACTAAGATTCATCATCTGTGATGGCTTTTCAGTTAAAATAAAGCGAAGAAGAGTTTCAGTTAAAATTCATCAACTATAGAACTAGTGTTCGAGAAACCATGAAACATAAAGCGAAGAAGAGTCATAGGCAGTTTCAGTTAAAATTCTAATACATTCCACATAGGCTGAGATGGCTTCTGACCAAAAAGACATGGAAGTAGAGGTGGGCACCTTCACGCTGAGAAACCTTTTGACCCAAAGGCATGTCACCACTTCCCCTATTTCAGAGAATATATCAGAGAACAATCACAAAGAAAATTAATTGCGTATATAACCAGAAGCAGATTTAACTTTTAACTAAACTAAATCTTATCATACAAAGAAGTATGCACTCCACCTACATGCCAAACAAACAAAATGGTATTTCCAGAACCCATGACTTAGGTTATTCGCGGTAAAAAAACTAATTATACTGAACAATATCAGGAGAATATGGTCATTCAGCACAATCAACAACAAGAAAGGATAGCACTCCAATTTTTGCAAGTATTATGAAAATTATACAGCTATAACCTTCTAaggtaatatatgaatcatgctagccaatcaaacaaatcatcaagaaaAGAATTGAAAAATCTGAATATGTAGGGAATATTACCTGCCAGGACCCTGTTTGACCTTTGGTAGGACCAGAATAGTTTTGTTCATAGGCAGAACCTGATCCTTGCCCTCCAAAATCAGATCTGACGTCTCTGCTACTCTCTCCACCATAACCAAAATTGCCATTTTGTCTGTGTTCCCCACCGTTACCAGGCATTGTCTCCTGCCTATGGTTTTGGCTATAACTAGGACCTGATCCAGGCCTGTTATCTGCCCCAGTAGAGCTTCCATACATATTTTGTTCTCCAGGTCCTCGTGTGATGTTCCTCTGCTCTTGAGGAGCAAAATTACCATGATATCCTTGGTTGAAATTCCTCTGATTTGAAGGCATTGGATCTCTACGTTCTCCTTGATAACCATCCCTTACCGCAGATTGTGCATAGTTTCCCTGTTCTCCTTGTCTGAAGTCTCTCCTTTCTCCTGAAGGAACAGAGTTTCTACCTCCAGGGGCATCATAACCCCTTCCATATTGCCCAGGCTGACTATTGGCCTGCTGTGGAGCATAGTTTGGTCCACCTCCTTGCATCGAACCCCATTGCTCATTTGGTGGATTTCCTTGTGGAGGTGGTCTGTTATAATTTGGATTTCCTTGTGGAGGTGGTCTGTTATAATTTGGATTTCCTTGTGGAGGTGGTCTGTTATAATTTGGCCGGTCATATCTGTTTTGATTCCGTTCTCTACCTTGCCTACCATATTGAATTGGAGGAGGCCTTGGAGTAATAACCCCGTTCTCATACTTGTCACCTGAATATAAGAAGGAAATGTACCAGAAAAGAAGCTAtgttttaaaagaaaagaaattataaCATACAAATAAACTCAGAACATCTGAATATGGTCACATTAAACTGTAAGCATTGCAAAAATGCTAAACATGTGCAACTTGACACATCCTTAGTTACTGTGATACTCTGATAGGTCGCAAAGATACAAGAAACGAAGTTTAGAAGGAAACGTACAGACCTCCATACTCCTTATTGACAGGATCAATATACGAGTCTGGCAATATGAAGACAACACCAGGCAAAC
The window above is part of the Musa acuminata AAA Group cultivar baxijiao chromosome BXJ1-1, Cavendish_Baxijiao_AAA, whole genome shotgun sequence genome. Proteins encoded here:
- the LOC135673757 gene encoding pentatricopeptide repeat-containing protein At4g37170-like produces the protein MVKVTSRRRFSSASAAAVPSSSKSPPPSFSLTPPQDTISHLCAQGRFGDAIALLSRQRRLLPAAHRPLDLPSSACRVAAAAAASGRPLGLLLSNRLLDLLAKCGVMPEARRWFESMPYRDLCSWNTLIGGYSSCGDLDEVRRLFDRMPSRDHFSWSTIISGHSRHGHPREALGLYRRMQSEGSGKDSNFGNKFTASSALAAATAIPCLRHGKEIHCHIIRMGFDSDAVVWSALSDMYAKCGSIDNARHVFDRTLDRDVVSWTAMIGRYFDGGRREEGFELFSDMLRAGVRPNEFTFAGVLDALSELAMEGPGRQLHGHMMRAGYDPLSFSASALVHMYSKCGNIDKARAVFEGMPKTDLVSWTSMVSGYAQNGHPEEAIRYFELMLQSGTRPDHIAFVGVLSACTHAGLVDKGLEIFHSIKDEHGMEHTADHYACVVDLLSRAGRFEEAEEIMDKMPMKPDKFLWASLLGGCRIHKNVRLGKQAAEALFEIEPDNAATYVTLANIYASAGLWDEVEKVRKTMDRRRVVKKPGSSWIEVKRRVHVFLVGDKSHPRTEDIHAQLEKLYKRMKEEGYVPDTEFVLHDVEDEQKEESLAYHSERLAVAFGIIATPQGTPVKVFKNLRICGDCHTAFKFFSRITQRVIIVRDSSRFHHFKEGSCSCGNYW
- the LOC135673763 gene encoding multiple organellar RNA editing factor 1, mitochondrial-like isoform X1; this encodes MALASLRIRRAVALSSAVLRHGRFFSAIHASPSPPSVPFLAAVSPVPFGDPSLRRPYSLIPSLSFRSSAPLCSSRSSGGADDKFGPDEILFEGCDYNHWLITMDFPKDPAPSREEMIETYIQTLAKVVGSVEEAKKRMYALSTTTYHGFQAVMTEEMSEKFRGLPGVVFILPDSYIDPVNKEYGGDKYENGVITPRPPPIQYGRQGRERNQNRYDRPNYNRPPPQGNPNYNRPPPQGNPNYNRPPPQGNPPNEQWGSMQGGGPNYAPQQANSQPGQYGRGYDAPGGRNSVPSGERRDFRQGEQGNYAQSAVRDGYQGERRDPMPSNQRNFNQGYHGNFAPQEQRNITRGPGEQNMYGSSTGADNRPGSGPSYSQNHRQETMPGNGGEHRQNGNFGYGGESSRDVRSDFGGQGSGSAYEQNYSGPTKGQTGSWQGKW
- the LOC135673763 gene encoding multiple organellar RNA editing factor 1, mitochondrial-like isoform X2, producing the protein MALASLRIRRAVALSSAVLRHGRFFSAIHASPSPPSVPFLAAVSPVPFGDPSLRRPYSLIPSLSFRSSAPLCSSRSSGGADDKFGPDEILFEGCDYNHWLITMDFPKDPAPSREEMIETYIQTLAKVVGSVEEAKKRMYALSTTTYHGFQAVMTEEMSEKFRGLPGVVFILPDSYIDPVNKEYGGDKYENGVITPRPPPIQYGRQGRERNQNRYDRPNYNRPPPQGNPNYNRPPPQGNPPNEQWGSMQGGGPNYAPQQANSQPGQYGRGYDAPGGRNSVPSGERRDFRQGEQGNYAQSAVRDGYQGERRDPMPSNQRNFNQGYHGNFAPQEQRNITRGPGEQNMYGSSTGADNRPGSGPSYSQNHRQETMPGNGGEHRQNGNFGYGGESSRDVRSDFGGQGSGSAYEQNYSGPTKGQTGSWQGKW